The Vicia villosa cultivar HV-30 ecotype Madison, WI linkage group LG1, Vvil1.0, whole genome shotgun sequence genome includes a region encoding these proteins:
- the LOC131606308 gene encoding uncharacterized protein LOC131606308: MATATTVVKYGIIGVGMMGREHLINLYHLRNQGVAVVAIADPHLPSQQLALNLAHSFSWPLKVFSGHKELLDSGLCDVLVVSTPNMTHYSILMDIINHSKPHHVLVEKPLCTTVSHCKEVVHAAQKRPDILVQVGLEYRYMPPVAKLIEIVNGGSLGHVRMVSIREHRFPFLVKVNDWNRFNVNSGGTLVEKCCHFFDLMRLFVGANPVRVMASGAIDVNHKDEIYDGTVPDIIDNAYVIVEFDNGSRGMLDLCMFAEGSKNEQEISVVGDIGKGEAFVPESVVRFGTRKAGRDGVQSLKAEDSRIKYDGLHHGSSYLEHLNFLGAIRGEGEKGPAVDLEDGLISVAIGVAAQLSIENGRFVTIQEVMDGLEA; encoded by the exons ATGGCCACTGCAACAACAGTAGTAAAGTATGGAATAATAGGAGTTGGAATGATGGGAAGAGAACATCTCATTAATCTGTATCATCTTCGCAACCAAGGTGTTGCTGTTGTTGCCATTGCTGACCCTCATCTTCCCTCTCAACAACTCGCCCTCAACTTAGCACACTCCTTTTCTTGGCCTCTCAAG GTTTTCTCAGGTCACAAGGAGTTATTGGACAGTGGATTGTGTGATGTTTTGGTGGTATCTACTCCTAATATGACACATTATAGCATTCTTATGGATATTATCAATCATTCAAAACCACATCATGTATTGGTAGAAAAGCCTCTCTGCACCACTGTTTCTCATTGCAAAGAG GTTGTTCATGCTGCTCAAAAGAGACCAGATATATTGGTTCAGGTGGGACTTGAGTACAGATACATGCCGCCTGTTGCAAAACTGATAGAAATAGTGAATGGAGGAAGCCTTGGACATGTTAGAATGGTATCAATTCGGGAGCACCGGTTTCCTTTCTTGGTTAAG GTGAACGACTGGAATCGGTTCAATGTTAACTCTGGGGGAACTCTAGTAGAGAAGTGTTGCCACTTTTTTGATCTCATGAGGCTCTTTGTTGGCGCGAATCCTGTTCGTGTGATGGCTTCTGGAGCTATTGATGTTAATCACAAGGATGAAATATATGATGGAACGGTTCCAGATATTATTGACAATGCATATGTTATAGTTGAATTTGACAACGGTTCTCGAGGAATGCTTGACCTTTGTATGTTTGCCGAAGGGAGTAAAAATGAGCAAGAAATATCTGTTGTTGGTGATATTGGAAAG GGAGAAGCTTTCGTTCCTGAGAGTGTTGTGCGGTTTGGAACGCGTAAAGCAGGACGAGATGGTGTCCAGAGTTTGAAAGCAGAAGATTCCCGGATAAA ATATGATGGGTTACACCATGGGTCTAGCTATCTGGAACACCTAAATTTCTTGGGTGCTATTAGAGGTGAAGGTGAAAAGGGTCCTGCTGTAGATCTTGAAGATGGATTAATATCAGTTGCTATTGGAGTTGCAGCACAACTTTCGATAGAAAATGGTCGATTTGTTACTATTCAGGAAGTTATGGATGGCCTTGAAGCATGA